The following are encoded together in the Zonotrichia leucophrys gambelii isolate GWCS_2022_RI unplaced genomic scaffold, RI_Zleu_2.0 Scaffold_410_45326, whole genome shotgun sequence genome:
- the LOC135441663 gene encoding olfactory receptor 14J1-like, giving the protein MSNSSSISHFLLLAFADTRQLQLLHFCLLLGISLAALLGNGLIISAVACGHHLHTPMFFFLLNLALSDLGCICTTVPNAMHNSLWDTRDISYTGCAAQLFFFLFFIGTEYFFLTVMCYDRYVSICKPLHYRTLLGSRACAHMAAGAWASGFLNALMHTANTFSLPLCQGNALGQFFCEVPQILKLSCSQSNLKELVLIVLSICSAFGCFVFIVFSYVQIFSAVLRIPSEQGRHKAFSTCLPHLVVVSLFISTVMFAYLKPPSMSFSSLDLAVTVLYSVVPPALNPLIYSLRNQELKAAVWTLMTACIHKH; this is encoded by the coding sequence atgtccaacagcagctccatcagccacttcctcctgctggcatttgcagacacgcggcagctgcagctcctgcacttctgcctcttgctgggcatctccctggctgccctcctgggcaacggcctcatcatcagcgccgtagcctgcggccaccacctgcacacgcccatgttcttcttcctgctcaacctggccctcagcgacctgggctgcatctgcaccactgtccccaatgccatgcacaattccctctgggacaccagggacatctcctacactggatgtgctgcacagctctttttctttctgttcttcattgGAACAGAATATTTCTTCCTGACCGTCATGTGTtatgaccgctacgtgtccatctgcaaacccctgcactacaggaccctcctgggcagcagagcttgtgcccacatggcagcaggtGCGTGGGCCAGTggctttctcaatgctctcatgcacacagccaatacattttccctgcccctgtgccagggcaatGCCCttggccagttcttctgtgaggtgccccagatcctcaagctctcctgctcacagtCAAACCTCAAGGAACTTGTACTTATTGTGTTGTCCATATGTTCTgcatttggttgttttgtgttcattgttttctcctatgtgcagatcttcagtgCTGtcctgaggatcccctctgagcagggacggcacaaagccttttccacctgtcTCCCTCACCTGGTCGTGGTCTCCCTGTTCATCAGCACTGTAATgtttgcctacctgaagcctccctccatgtccttctcaTCCCTGGATTTGGCAGTtacagttctgtactcggtggtgcctccagccctgaaccccctcatctacagcctgaggaaccaggagctcaaggctgcagtaTGGACACTGATGACTGCATGCATTCacaaacattaa
- the LOC135441666 gene encoding olfactory receptor 14C36-like yields MSNSSSIREFLLLELADTRQLQLLHFCLLLGISLAALLGNGLIISAVACGHHLHTPMFFFLLNLALSDLGMICTTVPKAMHNSLWDTRDISYTGCAAQLFFLVFFMSLELALLTIMCYDRYVSICKPLHYGTLLGSRACAHMAAAAWASAFLYSLLHTANTFSLPLCHGNALGQFFCEIPQILKLSCSKSYLRELGLIALSVCVASSCFVFIVFSYVQIFRAVLRIPSEQGRHKAFSTCLPHLAVVFLFMSTAAFAYLKPPSISSPALDLALSVLYSIVPPALNPLIYSLRNQELKAAVWRLMTGCFQKH; encoded by the coding sequence atgtccaacagcagctccatcagggaATTCCTCCTGCTGGAactggcagacacgcggcagctgcagctcctgcacttctgcctcttgctgggcatctccctggctgccctcctgggcaacggcctcatcatcagcgccgtagcctgcggccaccacctgcacacgcccatgttcttcttcctgctcaacctggccctcagtgaCCTGGGCATGATCTGCACCACTGtgcccaaagccatgcacaattccctctgggacaccagggacatctcctacactggatgtgctgcacagctcttttttcttgtgtttttcatGTCATTAGAGCTGGctctcctgaccatcatgtgctatgatcgctacgtgtccatctgcaaacccctgcactacgggaccctcctgggcagcagagcttgtgcccacatggcagcagctgcctgggccagtgcctttctctattcactgctgcacacagccaatacattttccctgcccctgtgccatggcaatgccctgggccagttcttctgtgaaatcccacagatcctcaagctctcctgctccaaatcctacctcagggaGCTTGGGCTCATTGCTCTAAGTGTTTGTGTAGCCTCAAGCtgctttgtgttcattgttttctcctatgtgcagatcttcagggctgtgctgaggatcccctctgagcagggacggcacaaagccttttccacctgcctccctcacctggccgtggttTTCCTGTTCATGAGCACTGCAGCctttgcctacctgaagcccccctccatctcctccccagccctggatctggccctgtcagttctgtactcaattgtgcctccagccctgaaccccctcatctacagcttgaggaaccaggagctcaaggctgcagtgtggagactgatgactggatgctttcagaaacattaa